The Chrysemys picta bellii isolate R12L10 chromosome 24, ASM1138683v2, whole genome shotgun sequence genomic interval CGAAGAGGCTGGTCTGCTCTGCCAGGGTGGTGAGGAGCTGgcgggcctgcaggggctggcgCAGGGAGCTGTAGGAGGCCATGGAGGTGATGTCGAGCAAGCGGTCTGCCTCGGCGCTGAACCCTGcccaggggtgggaggagaggcctTTGAGCCCACTAGCTCCACGCTCGCCCTCGCTAGAGCTGCGTGGCGCCTGTCTCTTCGAGGGGATAagaacctactactgctaccaggcACCAGAGGAGTTACTcctccagccccggggcagaAGCCTGTTCAGAGGGGCTGGCGTCTTTGCCCTGGGCTCGTTAACGCTCCCCCCAGATGTGGGTGAGTCTCAGAGACTCCGGCATGCAGGAGAGGCAGGGTCAGGCCTGCTCTCTGGGTCCGACGGTGCATGCTGGGCCCTGCATCCCATGAACAAGCCCCTGGGCCGCACTGCCTCCCGGCGagagggcccagcccagcccctcagccCTGGCTAAGGCTGCAAAGCAGGGCCAGGCGCAGCGAGCAAAGCCTGCCGCCCGCCCCGCACCCCTCTCCGCCAGCACTGAAGCGGGCGCCGTACCCAGGACCTCTAGGATCTGCCTCCATCGGTCCTTCACCTCGCGGCGGATTTGGCGGTGGGCGCTGATGTCGAAGCTCAGGCGTCGGTAGCCCTACGGGAGAGAGACTGGGGGGGTCAGACCCCGGAAACCACAAGGCACCAGCTTCCCCCCGCTTCCCTATCCAGTCATGGCTGCCATGCACCTACACCAGTGATTGGCCCACAGCCATGCTCCCAGCCCGGCCTTGGAGACTGACTGGGAGTTTCACAACAGAGCTGCTTTGGGGACCGGGagcaaggactcctgggttctattcctggctttgggacgggagtggggtccagtggtttggAGGAGCGGGGGCTGGAAGGCAACTGTCCTGGATTCTAATTACAGCTCTTACTCcactgcgcctcagtttccccactgacaCAGTGGAGATCCGTTGTGAAGGCTCTGAGAGCCCAGGATCAGAGCAGTGCATTTCAGTGCCTGGTAGATGTGCCAGCCGGGGTGAGACCCCATCCAGCCCAGCTGGGCCTCCCATTGGTCTTACACAGCCATTCGCTCATCCCCTTCCTGTAAGAGAGTTATGTTCCAGTAGCACCCAGGAGTGCTAAGTGAGAGCAGGGCCCTGTTGTGTTGGGCGCTGCCCAAAcgccgccagccccagcccagaagaGCTCTCAGgctaagcaggcaggctgggaggagaaactgaggcaaggacttgccaaaggtcacagcaccggtcagtggcagagcctggcATAGCATCCTGGGGCCCCGTTCGGAGCCCTACGTCTCCAGCCCCAGGGAAGAAGAAAGCTCCCTGCGGTTCGGCATGCACAGTGGGGCCCTCCGTGAGTCCCAGGGGCCCGCGTGGGCCGGGAGCACCGACCTCCGAGCCCCGGCGTAGCCTGGCCCGTTTCTGCAGCAGGTTGTAGAGCTCGCGGTCGTCGTCCCGCTCCATGTGGGTGTCGTCCGCGGGCTCGTTCCACAGGTTGGTGGCCTGGGCCCGTTTGCGCTTCCCCAGCTGATCGAAGTACCGGAGCATCTCACTGCAACGGGAGGAGAGCGGGCGAGACAGCGCGGGGCATGCACCCAGCCTGGCACCCAGGCAGCACCAGCGCCAGACACTGCCATGCAAATGGGGCCACCTTACAAAGCAGTGGGGCAGCTTTGCCTAGGCACCTTGGGGTGGCCCTAACACAGCAGTCATGGACCCCGCCCTTCCCAAGCCCctcactgcaggactggggctgggggaagccagACGGGCGCTGAGGAGCTGCGGTTGCAGGTTGTAACAATTGCTCATCCAATATCCTCCTCCAGTGGTAGCCCAGAGCCAGTGGCTGAAGGGGAAGGGGActcccccagtcccccccccccctctccacacacacacacacactcatgcgGCCTGGTGGAGAATGCAGGGTCCTGGCAGGTAACCAGGAAAGGGAGCTCATGCCCCCACGAGCCAGCAGGAATCTTGCCGTCACTGGCAAGGGGTGAGTTGGGCTCTAGGAACATTGACGGGGGAGAAAGATCCCAGCTCACTGGTAGCAGGCGTGGAAACGCTCCCTCTGCAAATCCCGATCCAAGTGGGTGGTTGTAGGACCTGGCTGGATAGCCCCTCTATGGGCCCATCACCCCCCACCAAAGAAGCCCCCATCATTGTAGAGGAAAGGGGAGCAAAGGAGATTTGGAAGCGGGGTTCAGAGGCGTCTGCCCTGCAGCCATGAGCGCGTCTTTCTCCATCCTTGTCTGAACGCCTGCGTGGCTGCCATGTCTTGCTTCTCCCAGCGCTCTGAGGTCCCCCGACACACGCTCGGTGCTGGGTTCACAGCGCAGAAATGCGGCTGGCCCCGCTGCGGATCAGGGTGGCTGCTGACCAGCATGTGGGGATGCTGTTCCCAGCAGCGGGCGAGAACGCCTTACCCGAGCGTGGGACGGGAGACGGGAGGAAGTGAAGCAGAATGTAATCAGCCAGAAAACCTGGGATAAAAGTTCTCTGCTCTTGTGAAAAGCAATTTGGGATTTTCAAGAGCCCCCCGCACTGGGGTTAAGGGTGGACTGTAGTTGATTCACCTGCTGTGAAGACAAAGGATTTTGCTTCACGGGGCTGCTACCATAACACTGGACACAAACACGCAATTCAGTCTGATGTAGAACAGAGGGGAAGGAACATACCGCGTGTCGTGTCctggctccgtgcctcagtttccccacctttaAAAGGAGGCGAATAATGCTCTCTTTTGCATCCAATTCTACAGAGAAGAGAGTGCCTCTCACTCCGTGCAGCGCCTAGCGCAACGGGACTCCAATCTTACTCCGCTAATGACATTAATAAATACCTGAGGAGTGGATTGTTCTCTGGCTCTTCTTGTtcacaggagcagcagcagagttggTGCCAAACATCCATATTAATTCACCCCAGAGGGACAGCAGCACAAGTCTCATCAAGGGGCAGCGGACTCTCTTCTCCTGCAAAGAAATGGCTCTGAAGAAGAGGGAGTGGGAAGTTCAGTGGGTTCTAAATTTAAGAAAAATGCAAGTCATAAGCCCCGATCATGTGAGATTCCCCCCTTCACCAGGACTCACCGCCTTAAGCCAGGGGGGACACAGCCTTGCTAAGAAGGAGGCTCTTCTCTGCATCGCTTGGGGTTACTGGGCAATGAAAGCAGGTTTGTTTCCTTCCTCGCAGAAAGCAAACCCGTGGTCCGTAATGGCTGTAAATACACTCCAGGCCCGACCCAGGAACGACGACCGTGTCCAGGAAGGCTGGGGGATTAGGGTGCAAGTCAGGGATGCCGCCTCTCCCAGTACCTCTTGGGGGGAGCTGCTCAGATCCCGTGGGATCTTTAGCAGACAGGCCATTCAGTGCTTACCGGCCGAGCAAGAACTGTCTGGGGCATGGAAACTGACCTACTCCTGGAGAAATGCCCCTCCCCTGTGCGGGGTGGCAGCCTTCATCCCCTCCACCCCGAAAAGGTGGTGACCCTGCTGGAGACAAATACTGGGGCTGCGTCCCGTGGAAGCTAGGTGCCTGCCGGGGTCTGGAAGAATCCCTCGCACCCTTCTCTACCCACCCAAGCAAAGCACAGGGCAACTTTCCTCTGCCTCGATGCACCTGGGCCCCGCTCCCAACTGGAGAGGGCCTGGGCCAGGTGATCAGAATCCCGCTGGAGGCATGTGCCGTTTACTCCGCCGtccagcaggagccccaggggaCAGAGAACTGCAGGATGCATTGGCCTCGGGCGCAGTCACCTTTCCCTGGCCCCGGAGTTACCCCTCTGTCGacgggggggaagggtggggccCCATCTGCAGTAGGTGGGACTTGCAAGTGTCTGTCACCCCTGCTTTGAAGGCACTTTGGTAAGCCAGGGCCAGGCAGGCGCGGCGCTCCCAGCCGGCAGGGACAGTGCAGGTGTAAGtggactgttggccccttactaaaactcagtggggggGTTTtggtggctagctcccagcaccaaggggaggggtcgatgggaaatcaggatcctgagactgacagtcgccaggagcaatggggagaggccaacgctccaggtcagcctgatggACGGGACGGGCAGATTGACAGCGTGGGGCCGAGCTAAGAAGCGAGCAGGAGCCCGAGCTGAGCGGGgagcagggccctgctggccagggagctggaggcagaccgcagcagcactggggcagagtggagctggagctggggcagtccggagctgggtgcggggagcagctgggcagagcgagggggaccctgggcagctggcccagcacagggagacgccccTGGCCAAGACACCTGGCGGGCCAGACTTGGGGGGATCATAACCCTCATGAGGCGGGGGCAACGCTGGGAAGGATCCTGCCACTTAGAGCCTAAGGCATGTAGGAACCGCCAGAGCAAAtgtccgacccgcagcatccctgcagcgtAGCCAGGGCCTGGGATGTGTGAgggagactgaactgccctgacatccCAGAGACACTGGTTGCGATGTCCCCGTGCCGCAGAGCGGGGTGATGGCTTtccctttaacctttcccattttttttaatcggttgctgtttaataaatggtatttgctttgaactgtatgtaattaacagtgggtcagggaagcatccagtgcagagagccccccagagtggggacaccctagtccctgccctaagtgaccacgacaaggttgggggtcgagcccccaggaatcctgggcccagccttgttggggttccgaggactctgccacaggggagagcggaaggggagtcctcgagggcagggaggcctctgggtaaaggaagtgggagcgaggactcggatcctttcgccaGCCCACGTCACCGGGgaagtgcagaagccaggaaagttccccacaatagcgggaccatccCCCGCTTACCCAGGCTCTGCGTTTTACTATAGGATTAAAGGGGCTGGCCTGGGAAAGGTCGgacgctgctgctccccccaccccagggcttcACACCCTTTAGGGGACGACTATTTGCAAGCTGCCTCTCGCCTTCGTCAACACCAGCCAGGCGTGGGCAGAAAGGTGCCGGAGCGTCAGTGCAGCCACGGCGAGCACACATCAAGGGCAAAGCAGGATTCACGCAAGAGAGATTCGCTGCCAAGTGCGGTTGAACTGGCTTCTTCGCCGAGTTGTCGTCTGGTTCGTTTCACAGGTTCAGGGCTTCTTAGTTCTTTGCTTtgtttaaaagagcaggatgcaAGGGGCCAAATGCGGCCTTGGTGTACGGAGGGGCAGTTCCAGAGCCTTCAGTGATCCCACAGAGACTTGACTCGTTTGGAAAAAGCAGGGGCGAATTTGATCCATCATCTTCAGCACCTCCAGCGACAGAAGCTGCCAGAATGCAAGCCAAGGTGCATGGGAGCCCTCTGTCTGTCTCCCGGCTGTTCAGATTCATAACCAACCACAGGTGTCACTGCACCGTGCCCTTGGCTACAGCAAGATCACAAGCACTTTACCCAAAGGACGGGGAATGGGTTAGAGGTGGGGAAGCCAGGCACAGGGAAAGACACtgatttgcccagggtcccacagcagagctgggcacagaactCCAGATCCCCAGTCCTCTGCGCTAGCCCCTGGCCCACACTGCCTGAAGCAGGGAACCAACCCTACAAACACGAGGCTGAAGGGCAGCCCCATCGCCTCTCATGATCACGCTTAAAGTTACTGCAGATCTAAGCACTTGCAACTTGTTTCTGTCATTATCCCAAGGCACCAGGGCTGCTTTCTAGCTGGCCAATAAACATCTTCCACgcatccccccaccccgcactgcCCTGCACATGCTTACGCAGGACGCCCACTGGGCTACAGCGGCTTATAGGTTAGGTGGCTTTGAGAGGCCCAAATGACAACACAGCAGCGTGGGGCGTGACATTGGGCAACACGGGTCAGAGGCTCTTTTCTGTTGTAGGTTTTTATTAGACGAAGGTACAAAGGTTCCAGGGGGAAGGCAGCAGGTTATTAGAGTGACAGGCTTTCTAACCAGGCTCAAGGGGAGCCCCCGCCCACCGCAGAAGAATCACAACCCCCCTGGAACTCACCACACAGTCCCCGGGGGGGGAGTGCACGAGGTCCCCCAAAGGCGCTTCGTGGCAAGGCGATCGTTCAAAAGCCTCACGTCCCTGTGTGCGCCGCGCGGGGGGAATCGGGGTTAGGGGAGCGAGTTAACGGTGTTTTCATATGTAAAGAAGCTGAACAAACAGGATGGAGATCGGTTTCACAGGCCCCGTAGAAACCAGTGAACAAGTGGAGGTTAGtatttcttctttctcctcccgcccccacaAGGCTGTATCATCCCCCCCTCACTTGCTCTCCCCTCTCCTTCATGCTCACAAGCATTAGTCTATCCCCAGAGCAGGGGCCTCCTGCACTTCGTTATGAAAACGGGGTCACAGCCTCAGAGGCCCAGTAGCCGTTGACTTCCTTTGACTGCCCTGCGCAGCCAAAAGGGACTTGCCAAGGTCGCTCGTTGCCAGACTGAAATGTTTCCTCAAATCGGGCGATCCTTCTCTGCGTTTAGAACCgttccctccccagcaccccgCCCACAGGCGCCGCGGCTGGTACGTCAGTGAACTACGGCAATGGAACACTGCGCGGAGGCCCTTCGCCGGAGCTCGTGGGGGACACGACTTCTCCACAGGGAAAGAGCTTCGAGACCTGGAGAAGCTGTTACTTGAATAGTGTTTTACCAGGGGCGGGCTGCTTGTGGgtgcccttcccccaggcccagtCACATCGGAGACCCAGATATGCCCACAGCTCGGGCTGCAGAACCGTTCTAGACCTACAGAGACGCTGCCCTGGGTATATTTCACAGCCTTTTGTGGACCACACGGGCCTAAACTGATCCACCACTGCCTGGCAATACCCTTATCAGTGTGTTCGCACATCCCAATCACTGGCAGCTGAGGAATGACAAGGGGTAGCCAAGTGCCCACAGGGTGCGAGCTACCGGCCATGCCATGTAAAGCAATGCCTGTCAGTAGAGCAGAAGCAAAGGCTGTCACATGCGACCTGATGGTGTGAGTTCCTCCATTTCCCACTTTAACCATTCGCCAGCAGCTAAATGAACAGGGATGCCTGGCCccacccttccctctcctccacaaGGCGTTTGGGTAAATACAGGAGCTCCAGATGGATAAAAGTCACACCCAATtatcagaatattttaaaaaaggactgGAGACAAATTGGGGCAGTGGAGGGCTTAGCCAGCCAGAAACTGCCACCTCCACTGGGTCTGGTGAGGGAAAACAAAGTGATCAATGAAGGGGGTTGGCCCACGTTTAAAATCACAAAAGGCTCCATTGATTCCCATAGTGGCTCAGTTAGTTTGATCCTTGATTGGAGGGGTGAAGAGAAAGGGATCTGCGGGAGTGGGGAGGGACTGAGGCCTCTCAAGGCGTCCAGCCCCCTTTCTGCATTCCTGCAAAGGTTGCTCCAGTGTTAGTACTCTTGCCGGGATAGCCACCTCCCTGGTACGTGGTCTGGCTCAGCCCTTcctggggggaaggaagaggtctGCATTCCACGCAGGCGGCTCCGTGGCAGGCTCACTCCGGCTCCTTGGAAGTTGTTCCCTGCTCTGCGTTGCGAGAGGGTAAAGGACTGTCCCGTGGAGGGTCGGGCGCTGCTGCTCAAGGCCTGCCCGACCCCTCGCTGACCCGCTGCCGCAGGTGGAACGCAAACTCGAACATGGTAGCCGCCAGGCTCTGATGGATAAGGTAACGGGGAAGCCGACCCTatagaacaacaacaaaacggGAACACGGGGTTTATTTTGCTGGCAAAGATTGTACCTGGTTCCTATCCTAGGGAAAGCTGCACTACGGACCGTGTCTCAGAGGCATTGCTTGTTTTAAGTCCCACTCGAACCACCACCATGTTTGCAGCACAGGTCTCTGTGGCCGCTCGAGGTGGGTTCCACCAAGTATTAACCAGAGCATCTCAGAGCCTTTTTAAACGACCGCATCAGTGCGGTAACAGGACGGGCCCTGTCTGGCAGATTGGCGAGAATCACCGCAAAGAGGTGACAGCTCCCAACTGCTTCGGGCTGCTTTTGGGTGCCTTGTGCAGTGGGTGCTGGTCCGTGACTGCGGCTCCTAGACGCTACTGCAAAACAGATCATCAATAACAGCAATAATTCACCACGGGATCCCGCGTGGATCCCCACCAAGGCCCGGGTCAAGGGCACACTCCAAGGCCCATTTTGCCAGCCCGTCCCTGTGGGGACTGCACGGAAGGGGCTGAGCGGGTGTTTGGTGGGAGGCCGTTCCGCAGGGTACTAGGACGTATTTGCACTGCTGTACCACCCCGGTAGCCCGTCATTGACCAGGACCCTGTGGGTCCACCTGGCTGGGTAGCCAGTCTCAGACAGTGGCTAGCCCCAGATGCCTCAGGGTCAGGCAAGAGCTGGCTAATGGGCAATTCCGAATAGCTTGGCTGCTACAGAAGTTTCTTCCTCACAGGCAGCAGCTAGCCGGGGCTGAGGGCCTGTCTCACAGACCTGTGCAAACGGCCGATTTCTTTAGAGGCTGGACAAACTCCAGAGCCAGTTCCCATAAAGGAAACCCAGACACAAAGCACTGGACACAACAGCTGTTTTTTGCTGCTCTCGGCTCTATCCCCACGTTTGATAGCCCAGCAGGACGGTTGATTTTGCAAGTGCTTTTCAGTCATGTTACGAGCAACAGAACAGCCGACCGACTTCCCCTGGAGGGGGCCGGGGGAGATGGCGCAGGCCAAGCGCCCCGATGAATGAGGACTTTGTGCTTCCCTGCTGCAGCGGCGGGTTACCACGTCAACAATGGGAGTGCTCGGCAGGCTGGGCCTCGTCTCACCTCCCACCAGCCCCCCGCACCGGACCCCGGCTAGCAGCTCTTCTGTATGCTGCCCTCGTCCGAGCGGACAGCAGGGAGCGAACCCAGCAGTGCAGCCAGTAACTCCAGCTCGGAGTCACTCGCCGTGTTTAAGGCGCCTTGCCCCATGCGTGCAGACGCTAAGCGTGCGAGGGGAGGCGGTTTCCATTGCAGGTTACTGGCGGCCACGGACACAAAGGTGGGCAAGCATTGGGACAGCAAGACACCTGCATGAGGACAGTTGACTTCTGGTACCTGAGCAGTACAAAAAAGACAAACAATTCTTCTCCTGGCCAGTCTATTCTGCACCGAGAGCTCAGATTTATGGCCAAGATTTTTAGGAATCAGCAGTGATTTGGGGGGGCCAGTTCGGCACACCTGAAAGGGGCCAGATGTTCCGAAACGACTCAGCACCCACCGctggaagaatcaggccctgttaACGTGTCCCAAGCTGGGTCCCCAAGATCATTTTTGAAAGCGCCCGATACACCCACGTGTCAGTCCTCAAGGGCTTTGTGGCAGGGTGTGATCCGGCTGCCTCTGGGGAACAGGCCCACGAGGAGATGGGTTTGGTTGCACCGTTTGCACCACAGGTTTGAGTTCTCCTGGGTGGGGATTAGATCTCACTGCTTGCAAATACTGGCAGAGCCGCGAGGCAGACTCTCCACCTTGTGCTCTGTGCGAGGCACACGCCGACGTGGAACCCACTTTACCTTGAGCTCCGTGTTGAGGATCCAGATG includes:
- the LOC101932988 gene encoding melanoregulin-like, which produces MDVWHQLCCCSCEQEEPENNPLLSEMLRYFDQLGKRKRAQATNLWNEPADDTHMERDDDRELYNLLQKRARLRRGSEGYRRLSFDISAHRQIRREVKDRWRQILEVLGFSAEADRLLDITSMASYSSLRQPLQARQLLTTLAEQTSLFDRHCSLPERYLFVLDRLLILDVGDDFLSAARCYYPLEAEEGPPSEEEPPSQEAVLVTLSPAPQGGEEEEEEEMATVMDEESLLVKLIE